The DNA sequence aaaaaaaatgcactttatgatattctaattaagtattacttattactgtattttaagtaCAATTATCAATATACAAAAGCACATGTAAAAGCTGATTTTAATTTCAACGTGTTACTGCACGCACTTTAGAAGCAGTGAACACACCCAATGCAGTTTGCAATCAGTCACTGGTGTTCAGCTCAATTTCCACAGCTGAGGTGCTTGAGCAAGACACCAGACCACCAATTGCTCCCCCACAAAATGTGTATGTGCACTTAGATGGGTTAAACATCCTTTCAACAATTAACCCTTTAAAAGGGGGAACCTTGTGCTGCTCCAGGTTAGCAATTGGATGGATAAAGGGCTCAGAATGCACAACCTTACAAAAAGGTTGTGGAACATTGGTTTAATagttggagagaaaaaaaaaaacaaaagaccaAAGGGGCATTTAATACCGGATTCTGCAAAGTTTATTAAAAactagatttacatgaccagagtaactgctccactagaaaccacagtctgctccccagagacagccttgatacGAGTATCTCTTCCTGAAAGAGAAGTGTTAGAAGTGAGAACACTTATAAAATGCTCAGTTCCTCTTGTCAAAAGTGagaactcacgtttcctggtgcacctttgctcacaagagccagatgatggatggcacacctctgtactgcaatggatgaagatctgacagggaagaaagaggctcaagtcataGAACCCACAAGTAGTAGATACAAATATGTTCAATTAAAAGGGGGGGGCTTACGGTTTCCTGAagagcagccagtgaggctgggtctacaaatgtgaacatcttcacaacaaagcgtttgtagtgggttgggaactgaagaccagatgatccagtcactggaaccagtgtggtcagataacggtcgtcctggtaagggcatctgagaaaaaaaaaaaaaaaaaaaaaaaagttggaaagggtctcccagcagactaacGGGATAAAGATCAGCTGTACACTCACCCATCAatcagaaggtcccactgggggagactgagtggactgggggttgaagtcgtccaacaacgtcccagcatcaggacaatgttggggtcggtcctctccataatgtgcacctcaacatacacaggctctcgcaggacttttgtgatgggataatcagcgtCACTGTAGTAGGCTGTGTAGGCCTCATCACCTGAGGAAcactggggtttaaccagactcaagtttgaaaggctttaggcagacacaggacaagaccttaccttcaCCACATCCTTTGGTGAcacattggccattggccagtctgagcGCCACCCTGAGAGGCccaggagcagctactggtagagGTGGAGGAACGgagttgacctccacaaccagagcttccacagaagttTCAGAGTATCTACACTGGAAGAGGAACCTGGACAACACACAGCAAGCTTGTAGCATTTATTAGGGACTAATGTTCACACCAAGTCATAgatcacctactcaaaatgactgtcccttgtgatggAACCATATGGTCCAACCCCCACTTCAT is a window from the Carassius gibelio isolate Cgi1373 ecotype wild population from Czech Republic chromosome A9, carGib1.2-hapl.c, whole genome shotgun sequence genome containing:
- the LOC128019736 gene encoding zona pellucida sperm-binding protein 4-like isoform X7, with translation MAGSWCLVQILLVCAFCHAVPHWSKSLQDVQSLMTQQFPLQKPVQQPSNQQFPVQKPVQQPTYQQFPVQQPTYQQFPLQKPVQQLPKPQFPLQKPVQQPKPQFPLQKPVVQTDPIDKCAVADSEQIQCGLPGISGAECEAINCCFKAQQCFYGRAVTVQCIRDGQFVVVVSRDVTLPRLSLDSVYLLGGNDPPCAPVGSTPSFAIYQFLVTACGTSVMEDSGYVVYENRMTSSYEVGVGPYGSITRDSHFEFLFQCRYSETSVEALVVEVNSVPPPLPVAAPGPLRVALRLANGQCVTKGCGEGDEAYTAYYSDADYPITKVLREPVYVEVHIMERTDPNIVLMLGRCWTTSTPSPLSLPQWDLLIDGCPYQDDRYLTTLVPVTGSSGLQFPTHYKRFVVKMFTFVDPASLAALQETIFIHCSTEVCHPSSGSCEQRCTRKRRDTRIKAVSGEQTVVSSGAVTLVM